The following are from one region of the Silene latifolia isolate original U9 population chromosome 9, ASM4854445v1, whole genome shotgun sequence genome:
- the LOC141602243 gene encoding uncharacterized protein LOC141602243: MIFRSRCTVQGRVCNLIIDGGSCTNVASTIMVSKLCLPTQEHPNPYKLRWLSKGSEVRVDKQCIVPFSIGKVYKDEVLCDVVPMDACHLLLGRPWEFDRNTTHQGKENVYVFKHNGKRVTLTPLPPNQRGYGSPNMPEEVNGVLFLSEAAMIKELRQEQPVLFLLSRETNTEWNKDVPAEVQPLIKKYKEVFPAELPSGLPPLRGIEHHIDLVPGSVLPNRPAYRCDPTTTKELQHQIEELMTKGFVRESLSPCARLHCLTSAKKMGVGECVR, encoded by the coding sequence ATGATATTCAGGAGTAGGTGCACTGTCCAAGGGAGAGTGTGCAATTTGATCATTGATGGGGGTAGCTGTACCAATGTAGCTTCCACCATCATGGTTAGCAAACTGTGCTTGCCTACTCAGGAGCACCCCAATCCATACAAATTGAGATGGTTAAGCAAAGGATCTGAAGTAAGAGTTGACAAGCAATGCATTGTTCCCTTTTCAATTGGGAAGGTATACAAGGATGAAGTGCTGTGTGATGTGGTTCCTATGGATGCCTGCCATCTACTGCTAGGGAGACCATGGGAGTTtgacaggaataccactcaccagGGGAAGGAAAATGTCTATGTTTTCAAGCATAATGGAAAGAGAGTCACTCTGACTCCCTTACCACCAAACCAGAGGGGTTATGGAAGTCCTAACATGCCTGAGGAGGTTAATGGAGTACTATTTCTATCTGAGGCAGCTATGATCAAGGAGCTGAGGCAAGAACAACCTGTGTTGTTTCTCCTATCAAGGGAAACCAACACTGAATGGAACAAAGATGTACCTGCAGAGGTTCAACCCCTAATTAAGAAGTACAAGGAGGTTTTTCCAGCTGAGTTGCCTAGTGGATTGCCACCCCTGAGAGGCATTGAGCATCACATAGACCTTGTACCTGGTTCTGTGCTTCCCAACAGACCAGCTTACAGGTGTGATCCCACAACAACTAAGGAGCTACAACATCAGATTGAAGAATTAATGACAAAGGGATTTGTAAGGGAATCATTGAGCCCCTGTGCAAGACTGCACTGCCTTACTAGTGCCAAAAAGATGGGAGTTGGAGAATGTGTACGATAG